In Planctomycetia bacterium, the following proteins share a genomic window:
- a CDS encoding glucose-6-phosphate isomerase — protein sequence MQLSKEQLWHRFQKHFTDFPSLGLAIDLSRVNFPEDFFAQMEPRMQKAFAAMAELEKGAIANPDEKRMVGHYWLRNAALAPQPELRQAIEETLTAIKAFTAEVHSGKVAGAKGGFKNVLVIGIGGSALGPQFVATALGQPATDKMAVHFFDNTDPDGMDKVLAQLSGELGQTLAVVISKSGGTKETRNGMLEAEAAWTKAGFDFAKHVIAVTGAESELDKVAVSKGWLRRFPMWDWVGGRTSELCAVGLLPAALQGLDIDAMLAGARACDEVTRQADTAQNPAAQLALMWHFLGDGRGSKDMVVLPYKDRLELFSKYLQQLVMESLGKELDLDGKVVNQGISVYGNKGSTDQHAYVQQLREGVLNFFTVFIEVLRDRSGESMLVEPGVTSGDFLSGFFLGTREALYEKGRQSVTLTVREVSPFTVGLLIALFERAVGFYASLVNINAYHQPGVEAGKQAAGTVIALQGKVLAYLTEKKGHALNSAQIASGIGAHDGFERVFKICEHLTANGRVKKSAGTGATGGTYASV from the coding sequence ATGCAACTCTCCAAAGAACAGCTCTGGCACCGTTTCCAAAAACACTTCACCGATTTCCCCTCGCTCGGCCTGGCCATCGACCTGAGCCGCGTGAATTTCCCGGAGGACTTCTTCGCGCAGATGGAGCCGCGGATGCAGAAGGCCTTCGCCGCGATGGCGGAGCTGGAGAAGGGAGCCATCGCGAATCCCGACGAGAAACGCATGGTCGGCCATTACTGGCTGCGCAACGCCGCGCTCGCGCCGCAACCGGAACTGCGCCAGGCCATCGAGGAAACGCTCACCGCGATCAAGGCGTTCACGGCTGAAGTTCACAGCGGGAAAGTTGCGGGCGCGAAGGGCGGGTTCAAGAACGTGCTCGTCATCGGCATCGGCGGATCGGCGCTCGGACCGCAGTTCGTCGCGACCGCGCTGGGCCAGCCGGCGACGGACAAGATGGCGGTTCACTTTTTCGACAACACCGATCCCGACGGCATGGACAAGGTGCTCGCCCAGCTCAGCGGCGAGCTGGGCCAGACACTGGCCGTCGTCATCAGCAAGAGCGGCGGCACCAAGGAAACTCGCAACGGAATGCTGGAAGCCGAAGCCGCATGGACTAAAGCCGGATTCGACTTCGCGAAGCACGTCATCGCCGTCACCGGCGCGGAGAGCGAGCTGGACAAAGTCGCGGTGAGCAAAGGCTGGCTGCGCCGTTTCCCGATGTGGGACTGGGTCGGCGGACGCACGAGCGAACTGTGCGCCGTGGGCCTGCTGCCCGCCGCGCTGCAAGGTCTCGACATCGACGCGATGCTCGCCGGAGCCAGGGCTTGCGATGAAGTCACGCGCCAGGCGGACACCGCGCAGAATCCTGCCGCGCAGCTCGCGCTCATGTGGCACTTCCTCGGCGACGGCCGCGGCAGCAAGGACATGGTGGTGCTGCCTTACAAGGATCGGCTGGAGCTGTTCTCGAAATATCTTCAGCAGCTCGTCATGGAATCGCTCGGCAAGGAGCTCGACCTCGACGGCAAGGTCGTGAACCAGGGCATCAGCGTCTATGGCAACAAAGGTTCGACCGACCAGCACGCCTACGTGCAGCAGCTCCGCGAGGGCGTGCTGAACTTCTTCACCGTCTTCATCGAGGTGCTGCGCGACCGCTCGGGCGAGAGCATGCTGGTGGAGCCGGGAGTGACCAGCGGCGATTTTCTGAGCGGCTTCTTCCTCGGCACGCGCGAGGCGCTTTACGAGAAGGGCCGGCAGAGCGTCACGCTCACGGTGCGCGAGGTCAGCCCGTTCACCGTCGGCCTGTTGATCGCGCTGTTCGAGCGCGCGGTCGGCTTCTACGCCTCGCTCGTGAACATCAATGCCTATCATCAGCCCGGCGTCGAGGCGGGCAAGCAGGCGGCGGGCACGGTGATTGCGCTCCAAGGCAAGGTGCTCGCGTATCTCACCGAGAAGAAGGGTCACGCGCTGAACTCCGCGCAGATCGCCAGCGGCATCGGCGCGCATGACGGCTTCGAGAGGGTCTTCAAGATCTGCGAACACCTCACCGCGAACGGGCGCGTGAAGAAGTCGGCGGGCACAGG